The sequence gtggtcttcaacctgcggacctccagaggtttcaaaactacaacacccagcatgcccgggcatgctgggagttgtagttttgcatcatctggaggtccgcaggttgaagaccactgagaagggattgagaggcggagagatcactcgagtataagcagaggggggcaatttcagcacgaaaaatggtgctgaaaaactcggcttatactcgagtatatacggtaggtattacacatcacacaccaatatttttcttttatgtttttttatttttttgtataggtaatattaccagctcatattatttttttgtataggtaatatcaccagctcatattattttttttatggtttttccgtgtcctgtgcagtatctctcccagaagtccacttgatggcccccgtggtggtctacaccccgaagtcatcaattcttactctaagagagagtttgcagctgttcctggagacggttaacattaacctctgcatggtggaataataggtcacggtgtttatcaggatcagtagaagcatcacccactccatgattatggtggtgatttcacggatctcgtcccagtcttcatcatcatagaataattcctgtaatgttttatatccaaagtagaaaattgcgcaggtaaaagtcaggccacagcaggtgcatctactatggtggatgactttgtttgctcctggtaatttatacatctggatggactgcccaaggtagtataaggcttcacatgtaatggaaattatcgtgctgacaaagtgtatcctgggatattcttcgggggacaatacatgcatgacagctgtaccaaaacaggaggcccacacaatggcgagcaggatcctctggatcaggacctgatgacccctgaactcttcagtatgcata comes from Hyla sarda isolate aHylSar1 chromosome 1 unlocalized genomic scaffold, aHylSar1.hap1 SUPER_1_unloc_8, whole genome shotgun sequence and encodes:
- the LOC130298288 gene encoding DNA damage-regulated autophagy modulator protein 1-like, which translates into the protein MELKGLGFVPLLLAFWCVAWLATSYIVTVVLGHAASPLMHISDVGNFFPENILLRIGFIGTSIGTLVLTFLIYKYMVMHTEEFRGHQVLIQRILLAIVWASCFGTAVMHVLSPEEYPRIHFVSTIISITCEALYYLGQSIQMYKLPGANKVIHHSRCTCCGLTFTCAIFYFGYKTLQELFYDDEDWDEIREITTIIMEWVMLLLILINTVTYYSTMQRLMLTVSRNSCKLSLRVRIDDFGV